One Kineococcus aurantiacus genomic window carries:
- a CDS encoding CstA-like transporter-associated (seleno)protein gives MRGALRTGLEALRWARRQIDGQDRWEAYLERCAAHGHPPLDRAAFERRRADAKAAAPGARCC, from the coding sequence GTGAGGGGCGCCCTGCGGACGGGCCTGGAGGCGCTGCGCTGGGCCCGTCGCCAGATCGACGGCCAGGACCGCTGGGAGGCCTACCTGGAGCGCTGCGCCGCCCACGGGCACCCGCCCCTGGACCGGGCGGCGTTCGAGCGGCGGCGCGCCGACGCGAAGGCCGCCGCGCCGGGGGCCCGGTGCTGCTGA
- a CDS encoding metallopeptidase family protein, with protein sequence MVQLSREEFEEAVADALDTVPADLARAMDNVVVLVEDDPPEEFGPDLLGLYEGTPLTERGSWWASGALPDRITVFRRPTLAIARDRDDVVAQVRVTVVHEIAHHFGIGDARLHELGWG encoded by the coding sequence GTGGTCCAGCTCTCGCGCGAGGAGTTCGAGGAGGCCGTCGCCGACGCCCTCGACACCGTCCCCGCCGACCTGGCGCGGGCCATGGACAACGTCGTCGTCCTCGTCGAGGACGACCCGCCGGAGGAGTTCGGGCCGGACCTGCTGGGCCTGTACGAGGGGACGCCGCTGACCGAGCGCGGGTCGTGGTGGGCCTCCGGTGCCCTGCCGGACCGCATCACCGTCTTCCGCCGCCCCACCCTGGCCATCGCCCGCGACCGCGACGACGTCGTCGCGCAGGTGCGGGTCACCGTGGTGCACGAGATCGCCCACCACTTCGGGATCGGCGACGCCCGCCTGCACGAGCTGGGCTGGGGCTGA
- a CDS encoding tetratricopeptide repeat protein, with protein sequence MNIDLLSFEMARDAFDERRFTDAVRSLEPLVRRHPDDRSLRELLARSYFGAAMLGKAEEQARDLVRRSPSDAFAHLLLSRALERQSRHSEARGHRVMAHVLGAEV encoded by the coding sequence GTGAACATCGACCTGCTCAGCTTCGAGATGGCCCGCGACGCCTTCGACGAGCGCCGGTTCACCGACGCCGTCCGGTCGCTGGAACCCCTGGTGCGCCGGCACCCCGACGACCGTTCCCTGCGGGAACTGCTCGCCCGCAGCTACTTCGGTGCCGCCATGCTCGGCAAGGCCGAGGAGCAGGCGCGGGACCTGGTGCGCCGCAGCCCTTCCGACGCGTTCGCGCACCTGCTCCTGTCCCGCGCCCTGGAGCGGCAGAGCCGTCACTCCGAGGCCCGCGGGCACCGCGTGATGGCGCACGTCCTCGGCGCGGAGGTCTGA
- a CDS encoding HAD-IIA family hydrolase encodes MSTPHGIECWLTDMDGVLVHEEHALPGAAEFLQRLADSSRRFLVLTNNSIFTPRDLAARLSRSGIEVPEENIWTSALATADFLSRQLPGGSAYVIGESGLTTALYEAGYTTTDTDPDYVVLGETRTYSFEAITKAIRLVEAGARFIATNPDATGPSKEGSLPATGSVAALITRATGAEPYFVGKPNPMMFRSAMNRIEAHSETTAMIGDRMDTDVVAGIEAGLRTFLVLTGSTRRDQVRRFPFQPHQVVDGIGDLIDLV; translated from the coding sequence ATGAGCACCCCGCACGGCATCGAGTGCTGGCTGACCGACATGGACGGCGTCCTCGTGCACGAGGAGCACGCCCTGCCGGGCGCCGCGGAGTTCCTGCAGCGGCTGGCCGACTCCAGCCGCCGCTTCCTGGTGCTGACCAACAACTCGATCTTCACCCCGCGCGACCTCGCCGCGCGCCTGTCGCGCAGCGGGATCGAGGTCCCGGAGGAGAACATCTGGACGTCGGCGCTGGCGACGGCGGACTTCCTGTCCCGTCAGCTCCCGGGCGGTTCGGCGTACGTCATCGGGGAGTCGGGGCTGACAACGGCGCTGTACGAGGCCGGGTACACGACGACCGACACCGACCCCGACTACGTGGTCCTGGGTGAGACCCGGACGTACTCGTTCGAGGCCATCACCAAGGCCATCCGGCTCGTGGAGGCCGGGGCCCGGTTCATCGCGACGAACCCCGACGCGACCGGCCCCTCCAAGGAGGGGTCGCTGCCGGCGACGGGGTCCGTGGCGGCCCTCATCACGCGGGCCACGGGCGCCGAACCGTACTTCGTCGGCAAACCGAACCCGATGATGTTCCGGTCGGCGATGAACCGGATCGAGGCGCACTCGGAGACGACCGCCATGATCGGGGACCGGATGGACACCGACGTCGTGGCGGGCATCGAGGCGGGGCTGCGGACGTTCCTCGTCCTCACCGGTTCCACCCGGCGCGACCAGGTGCGGCGGTTCCCGTTCCAGCCGCACCAGGTCGTCGACGGCATCGGGGACCTGATCGACCTCGTCTGA
- the deoC gene encoding deoxyribose-phosphate aldolase, with protein MSPRTRPEVARLVDHTLLKPEATTADVAALVADARELGVLAVCVSPNMLPLTDAGDLVVATVAGFPSGKHTSAVKAAEAAAAVQAGAHEVDMVIDVGAALAGDVDAVRDDIAAVRTAAPSPTVLKVIVESAALPDEVLVAVCRAAEDAGADFVKTSTGFHPAGGATVHAVEVMHATVGGRLGIKASGGIRTTEVALALLDAGATRLGLSGSAAVLGGLTD; from the coding sequence GTGAGCCCCCGCACCCGTCCCGAGGTCGCCCGCCTGGTCGACCACACGCTGCTCAAGCCCGAGGCCACGACCGCGGACGTCGCGGCCCTGGTCGCCGACGCCCGAGAGCTCGGCGTCCTGGCGGTCTGCGTGTCCCCCAACATGCTTCCCCTGACCGACGCGGGCGACCTCGTCGTCGCGACCGTCGCCGGGTTCCCCTCCGGCAAGCACACCAGCGCCGTGAAGGCCGCCGAGGCCGCGGCCGCGGTGCAGGCCGGCGCCCACGAGGTCGACATGGTCATCGACGTCGGCGCAGCGCTCGCGGGCGACGTCGACGCCGTGCGCGACGACATCGCCGCGGTCCGCACGGCCGCGCCGTCCCCGACGGTCCTGAAGGTCATCGTGGAGTCGGCGGCCCTGCCGGACGAGGTGCTGGTGGCCGTGTGCCGGGCCGCCGAGGACGCGGGGGCCGACTTCGTGAAGACGTCGACGGGTTTCCACCCGGCCGGCGGGGCGACGGTCCACGCGGTGGAGGTCATGCACGCCACCGTCGGCGGGCGCCTCGGCATCAAGGCCAGCGGCGGGATCCGGACCACCGAGGTCGCCCTCGCCCTGCTGGACGCGGGCGCGACGCGGCTGGGGCTGTCGGGTTCGGCGGCCGTCCTGGGCGGTTTGACCGACTGA
- a CDS encoding EAL domain-containing protein — protein MSRRAERRSPGAGDDTWVVPAPVRVLLVLLTAGVALYLFSLLPPFRPNGRTIPVFDLYLKNAMWPLFALVALWRAVAVRAERLAWSFLAAAVVAGATGSFTYYTVLQFRPVVPFPSVSDASWLLLYPLAYVGVVLLLRARAGQLLRTVWLDALLAAFAGGAVAALLLIGRLVRMSPGELLPALAGLAYPISDLLLLMMMTSVVAVFGWRPGRVWTLLGAGFAVQAVSDSAYAMALAEGTWRPNTLLDAGWPIPLLLIAAAAWQPPQRHLTRPVGLADLVVPAGFAVVSVAVLFVATLRPVPLLVSLLALGGVLTSIARTAVTFRQVRDLTVFRNQARTDELTGLANRRRFTETLTALLEPGGPGPSVLLVDLDRFKEVNDSLGHAAGDELLVGVGARFAAVLRAGDLLARLGGDEFAVLVRAGADGGGREVAARLSASLAEPFVLSGVRVHVGASIGVASAGPGTASAAELLRRADVAMYRAKADGGRTHQYAEALDEGSRDRLRLVDELRTGIAQGQLVVHHQPKIALSTGRVTGVEALVRWQHPERGLLAPDAFLPLVQDAGLSADLSAQVLRVALRDCATWREGGLDLSVAVNLSTSELLDVGLPRTVAALLEEVGLPGSALVVEITEGVFMVDKDTSVAVLTALRELGVRISIDDYGTGYSSLAYLRELPLDELKLDRSFTRNLATDPRTAAIVESTVALAHSLGLAMVAEGVEDDAVLRRLRAAGCDLAQGYHVSRPLPAAALSAWFAALDADGCWSAPRAGREVTAGA, from the coding sequence GTGAGCAGACGCGCGGAACGCCGGAGCCCGGGGGCCGGTGACGACACCTGGGTCGTCCCCGCACCCGTGCGGGTGCTCCTGGTGCTGCTGACCGCCGGGGTGGCCCTCTACCTGTTCAGCCTGCTGCCCCCCTTCCGGCCGAACGGCCGGACGATCCCGGTGTTCGACCTCTACCTCAAGAACGCGATGTGGCCGCTGTTCGCGCTCGTCGCGCTCTGGCGCGCGGTGGCGGTCCGCGCCGAGCGCCTCGCCTGGTCGTTCCTGGCCGCCGCCGTGGTGGCCGGCGCCACGGGGTCGTTCACCTACTACACGGTGCTCCAGTTCCGCCCCGTCGTCCCGTTCCCCTCGGTGTCCGACGCCTCCTGGCTGCTGCTGTACCCCCTGGCCTACGTGGGGGTGGTGCTGCTGCTGCGCGCCCGGGCGGGTCAGCTCCTGCGCACGGTGTGGCTGGACGCGCTGCTGGCCGCCTTCGCCGGCGGCGCCGTGGCGGCCCTGCTGCTCATCGGCCGGCTGGTGCGGATGAGCCCCGGCGAGCTGCTGCCCGCCCTGGCCGGTCTGGCCTACCCGATCAGCGACCTGCTGCTGCTCATGATGATGACGTCCGTCGTCGCCGTCTTCGGCTGGCGGCCGGGCCGGGTGTGGACGCTGCTGGGCGCCGGGTTCGCCGTGCAGGCCGTCTCCGACTCCGCGTACGCGATGGCGCTGGCCGAGGGGACCTGGCGGCCGAACACCCTCCTCGACGCCGGGTGGCCCATCCCGCTGCTGCTCATCGCGGCGGCGGCCTGGCAGCCGCCGCAGCGGCACCTGACCCGGCCCGTCGGCCTGGCCGACCTCGTGGTGCCCGCCGGGTTCGCGGTCGTGTCGGTGGCCGTGCTCTTCGTCGCGACCCTGCGGCCCGTGCCGCTCCTCGTGAGCCTGCTGGCCCTCGGGGGCGTCCTGACCAGCATCGCCCGCACCGCCGTGACGTTCCGCCAGGTGCGCGACCTGACGGTGTTCCGCAACCAGGCGCGCACCGACGAGCTGACGGGCCTGGCCAACCGGCGCCGGTTCACCGAGACCCTCACCGCCCTCCTGGAGCCCGGCGGGCCCGGGCCCTCCGTCCTGCTCGTCGACCTCGACCGCTTCAAGGAGGTCAACGACAGCCTCGGGCACGCCGCCGGCGACGAGCTCCTCGTCGGGGTGGGGGCCCGGTTCGCGGCCGTGCTGCGCGCCGGGGACCTGCTGGCCCGCCTCGGCGGGGACGAGTTCGCCGTCCTCGTGCGCGCGGGCGCCGACGGCGGGGGCCGGGAGGTGGCGGCCCGCCTGTCGGCGTCCCTGGCCGAGCCCTTCGTCCTGTCCGGCGTGCGCGTCCACGTCGGGGCGAGCATCGGCGTGGCGAGCGCTGGCCCGGGGACCGCGAGCGCCGCCGAGCTGCTGCGCCGTGCGGACGTGGCGATGTACCGCGCCAAGGCGGACGGCGGCCGGACGCACCAGTACGCCGAGGCCCTCGACGAGGGCAGCCGGGACCGGTTGCGGCTGGTGGACGAGCTGCGGACCGGCATCGCCCAGGGGCAGCTGGTGGTGCACCACCAGCCCAAGATCGCCCTGTCCACGGGGCGGGTGACGGGCGTGGAGGCCCTCGTGCGCTGGCAGCACCCCGAGCGGGGGCTGCTGGCCCCGGACGCGTTCCTGCCGCTGGTCCAGGACGCCGGCCTGTCCGCCGACCTCAGCGCGCAGGTCCTGCGGGTGGCGCTGCGCGACTGCGCGACCTGGCGGGAGGGCGGGCTCGACCTCAGCGTGGCCGTGAACCTGTCGACCTCGGAGCTGCTCGACGTCGGCCTGCCGCGGACGGTGGCCGCCCTCCTGGAGGAGGTGGGGCTGCCCGGGTCGGCGCTGGTCGTCGAGATCACCGAGGGCGTGTTCATGGTCGACAAGGACACGTCGGTGGCGGTGCTGACGGCGCTGCGGGAACTGGGGGTCCGCATCTCGATCGACGACTACGGCACGGGGTACTCCTCGCTGGCGTACCTGCGCGAACTGCCGCTGGACGAGCTGAAGCTGGACCGCTCGTTCACGCGGAACCTCGCCACCGACCCGCGGACCGCGGCCATCGTGGAGTCGACCGTCGCGCTGGCGCACTCCCTGGGGCTGGCCATGGTCGCCGAGGGCGTCGAGGACGACGCGGTGCTGCGCCGGCTGCGCGCCGCGGGCTGCGACCTGGCCCAGGGGTACCACGTGAGCCGGCCGCTGCCGGCCGCCGCGCTGTCGGCGTGGTTCGCCGCGCTGGACGCGGACGGCTGCTGGTCGGCCCCGCGGGCGGGCCGGGAGGTCACCGCGGGCGCCTGA
- a CDS encoding diguanylate cyclase domain-containing protein, translating to MTCDRVPLRPTVLTAAAGLLCTALASLPASGTAAATLLYLLPVVVCVVVTAVAVPRVPARSRGPWWWLLAGQCLYLAGELVFAVGDLRGQERWPTPGDAFYLLAYVPVTVGLLSLNRQRSSSRYRGSLLDAAILSLSAATLFGVFVVLPVASDTAQPPLARVVSSAYPVADVLLFFLVARLVTGPGARPPAFWLLVLSTTSTIVADVVWNLQQLTVGGTTSGPVLNALWLLYYVGLATAAASARAPWRPEPASPSTGGLTAPRLFLLAVAASLPSAVLVVMALLDRPVAVGWLAAGSLALIALVVARVWDLLQRLRSQSAQLEALARTDPLTGLPNRRTLEHELARLCRPGRADGVFVALVDLDHFKRYNDTRGHQAGDHLLRSAAAAWVEDLGPDGFLARWGGEEFVAVVTGPAAQAERRLDGLRAVVPDGQTCSIGVSRWVEGESADATLQRADAALYAAKAAGRDRCEVAGRASGDPATGRAR from the coding sequence GTGACCTGCGACCGCGTGCCGCTGCGGCCGACGGTCCTCACGGCCGCGGCCGGTCTCCTGTGCACAGCGCTCGCCTCCCTCCCGGCCTCCGGCACCGCGGCGGCGACCCTGCTCTACCTGCTGCCCGTCGTGGTCTGCGTCGTCGTCACGGCGGTCGCCGTGCCGCGCGTGCCGGCCCGTTCCCGCGGCCCGTGGTGGTGGCTGCTGGCCGGCCAGTGCCTCTACCTGGCCGGTGAGCTCGTCTTCGCGGTGGGCGACCTGCGCGGCCAGGAGCGCTGGCCCACCCCCGGTGACGCCTTCTACCTGCTGGCCTACGTCCCGGTGACGGTCGGGCTGCTGTCGCTGAACCGGCAGCGCTCCAGCAGCCGCTACCGCGGCAGCCTCCTGGACGCGGCGATCCTGTCGCTGTCGGCGGCGACCCTGTTCGGGGTCTTCGTCGTCCTGCCCGTGGCCTCGGACACCGCCCAGCCGCCGCTGGCCCGGGTCGTCAGCTCCGCCTACCCCGTGGCCGACGTCCTGCTCTTCTTCCTCGTCGCCCGCCTCGTCACCGGGCCGGGCGCGCGGCCCCCCGCGTTCTGGCTGCTCGTGCTCAGCACCACCAGCACGATCGTCGCCGACGTGGTCTGGAACCTGCAGCAGCTCACCGTGGGCGGCACCACCTCCGGGCCCGTGCTGAACGCCCTGTGGCTGCTCTACTACGTGGGCCTGGCCACCGCCGCCGCCAGCGCGCGCGCGCCCTGGCGCCCCGAGCCGGCGTCCCCGTCCACCGGCGGGCTGACGGCCCCCCGGCTGTTCCTGCTGGCGGTCGCCGCGTCGCTGCCGTCGGCCGTGCTCGTGGTGATGGCCCTGCTGGACCGGCCCGTCGCCGTGGGGTGGCTGGCCGCCGGGTCCCTCGCGCTCATCGCCCTCGTCGTGGCCCGGGTGTGGGACCTGCTGCAGCGCCTGCGGTCGCAGTCCGCGCAGCTGGAGGCCCTCGCGCGGACCGACCCCCTGACGGGCCTGCCCAACCGGCGCACCCTGGAGCACGAGCTGGCCCGCCTGTGCCGGCCCGGCCGCGCCGACGGCGTGTTCGTGGCGCTCGTCGACCTCGACCACTTCAAGCGCTACAACGACACGCGCGGGCACCAGGCCGGCGACCACCTCCTGCGGTCCGCGGCGGCCGCGTGGGTGGAGGACCTGGGCCCCGACGGCTTCCTCGCCCGCTGGGGCGGGGAGGAGTTCGTGGCCGTCGTCACCGGCCCGGCCGCGCAGGCCGAGCGCCGGCTCGACGGGCTGCGCGCCGTCGTCCCCGACGGCCAGACCTGCTCCATCGGGGTCTCGCGGTGGGTCGAGGGCGAGAGCGCGGACGCGACGCTGCAGCGGGCGGACGCGGCGCTGTACGCCGCGAAGGCCGCCGGCCGGGACCGGTGCGAGGTGGCGGGGCGGGCCTCGGGCGACCCCGCCACCGGGCGTGCCCGGTAG
- a CDS encoding FAD-binding protein: MKPRPVPDTDGTTRTPQRLTGWGRTAPTTATVLHTADLDVIAEAVRTAGPRGVIARGLGRSYGDPAQNAGGLVVDMTALDRIHDIDVDAAVADVDAGCSLDKLLRAVVPHGLWVPVLPGTRQVTVGGAIGADIHGGNHHTQGTFTRHVLSLDLLTADGQIRTITPDGPDRELFLATTGGMGLTGVVLRARIRLDRVETSYFIADVEQTPDFDDMLERLQKNDENYTYSKTWFDSVTKGEHMGRGFLLRGSSAKLSDLPPELRKDPLKFDAPQLARFPDLFPSGMLNRLSAKALNEFYYRKSKTKSGVVQNITQFYHLLDLFADWNRAYGPDGFLQYQFVVPFDRTDLLKSSMEAIVESGHISALNVLKRFGDANDAPLSFPTRGWTLAVDLPVKKGLGQLCDLLDEMVLDAGGRLYLAKDSRTTADRFARMYPELPAWRKVRDEVDPERKFASDQSRRLQLVTG; encoded by the coding sequence CTGAAGCCCCGTCCGGTCCCCGACACCGACGGGACCACCCGCACGCCCCAGCGGCTCACCGGCTGGGGCCGCACCGCGCCGACGACGGCGACGGTGCTGCACACCGCCGACCTCGACGTCATCGCCGAGGCCGTCCGCACCGCCGGCCCGCGCGGCGTCATCGCCCGCGGCCTGGGGCGCTCCTACGGGGACCCGGCCCAGAACGCCGGCGGGCTCGTCGTCGACATGACGGCCCTGGACCGCATCCACGACATCGACGTCGACGCGGCCGTGGCCGACGTCGACGCCGGCTGCTCCCTGGACAAGCTGCTGCGCGCGGTCGTGCCGCACGGCCTGTGGGTGCCGGTCCTGCCCGGCACCCGCCAGGTGACCGTGGGCGGCGCCATCGGCGCGGACATCCACGGCGGCAACCACCACACCCAGGGCACCTTCACCCGGCACGTGCTGTCGCTGGACCTGCTGACCGCCGACGGGCAGATCCGCACGATCACCCCCGACGGCCCGGACCGCGAGCTGTTCCTGGCCACCACGGGCGGCATGGGGCTGACCGGCGTCGTGCTGCGCGCGAGGATCCGCCTGGACCGCGTCGAGACGTCCTACTTCATCGCCGACGTCGAGCAGACGCCCGACTTCGACGACATGCTCGAGCGGCTGCAGAAGAACGACGAGAACTACACGTACTCCAAGACGTGGTTCGACTCGGTGACCAAGGGCGAGCACATGGGCCGCGGCTTCCTGCTGCGCGGCTCGTCGGCGAAGCTGTCCGACCTGCCGCCGGAGCTGCGCAAGGACCCGCTGAAGTTCGACGCCCCCCAGCTGGCGCGCTTCCCCGACCTGTTCCCCTCCGGCATGCTGAACCGGCTGTCGGCCAAGGCGCTGAACGAGTTCTACTACCGGAAGTCCAAGACGAAATCCGGTGTGGTGCAGAACATCACGCAGTTCTACCACCTGCTGGACCTGTTCGCGGACTGGAACCGGGCCTACGGTCCCGACGGCTTCCTGCAGTACCAGTTCGTCGTGCCCTTCGACCGGACCGACCTGCTGAAGTCGAGCATGGAGGCCATCGTGGAGTCCGGGCACATCTCGGCGCTGAACGTCCTCAAGCGCTTCGGCGACGCCAACGACGCCCCCCTGTCGTTCCCCACGCGCGGCTGGACGCTGGCGGTGGACCTGCCCGTGAAGAAGGGGCTGGGCCAGCTCTGCGACCTGCTCGACGAGATGGTCCTCGACGCCGGGGGCCGGCTCTACCTGGCCAAGGACTCCCGCACGACGGCCGACCGCTTCGCGCGCATGTACCCCGAGCTGCCGGCCTGGCGGAAGGTGCGCGACGAGGTCGACCCCGAGCGCAAGTTCGCCTCCGACCAGTCCCGCCGGCTGCAGCTCGTCACCGGCTGA
- a CDS encoding diguanylate cyclase — protein MSVAGRVVLDPARELLRRDLAALDELIGADPQRAAESALALAERAVALGDADAAVLARVGQAEAVQRGGDSAGAAHLLTQLRAQHDELGPEAAVRVAWTLARVFTDLGDRPTALEHALDAAGGCGDDLPRRLRTRVFVKVADLLDELGAHEDSRAWYGRAEQLAVGDGQLHLLVVNNRAYCELERGDVEAARREMALLLELSDRYDRPLNANSLDTVARIHLLCGELVPAEAAARAAVETSAAMDAKNADDGPVCLLTLAVVLRVRGEAEAAARVLDEARAACAQEGFGTVRSQILAEQAEVFAALGDYRAAFETHKAFHAADRELLSEQREAQARARQAVFEIDVARQEAARYREEARRDPLTGLRNRLFVDERLPELLAESRRGGRVAGAVLLDLDHFKAVNDTYSHEAGDEVLRRLARILTDAVDGRPGPESFAARLGGEEFLLVVTGGHDGCAAELAERVRRTVEQADWSAVTPGRGITVSAGVATLATDGDKSSLLAVADERLYAAKAAGRNRVCAG, from the coding sequence GTGAGCGTGGCGGGGCGCGTCGTGCTCGACCCCGCCCGTGAGCTGCTGCGCCGCGACCTCGCCGCGCTCGACGAGCTGATCGGGGCCGACCCGCAGCGCGCCGCCGAGTCCGCCCTCGCCCTGGCCGAGCGGGCCGTCGCGCTCGGGGACGCCGACGCCGCCGTCCTGGCCCGCGTCGGGCAGGCCGAGGCGGTGCAGCGCGGCGGGGACTCCGCCGGGGCGGCGCACCTGCTGACGCAGCTGCGCGCGCAGCACGACGAGCTGGGTCCCGAGGCCGCGGTCCGCGTCGCCTGGACCCTGGCCCGCGTCTTCACCGACCTGGGGGACCGGCCCACCGCCCTCGAGCACGCCCTGGACGCCGCGGGGGGCTGCGGCGACGACCTCCCCCGCCGGCTGCGCACGCGCGTCTTCGTCAAGGTCGCCGACCTGCTCGACGAGCTCGGCGCTCACGAGGACTCCCGCGCCTGGTACGGCCGGGCCGAGCAGCTCGCCGTGGGCGACGGGCAGCTGCACCTGCTCGTGGTGAACAACCGCGCGTACTGCGAGCTGGAGCGCGGGGACGTCGAGGCGGCCCGCCGGGAGATGGCCCTGCTGCTGGAGCTCAGCGACCGCTACGACCGGCCGCTGAACGCCAACAGCCTCGACACCGTCGCGCGCATCCACCTGCTGTGCGGGGAGCTGGTGCCCGCCGAGGCGGCCGCGCGGGCCGCCGTGGAGACGAGCGCGGCGATGGACGCCAAGAACGCCGACGACGGGCCCGTCTGCCTGCTCACCCTCGCCGTGGTGCTGCGGGTCCGGGGGGAGGCCGAGGCCGCGGCGCGCGTCCTGGACGAGGCGCGCGCGGCGTGCGCCCAGGAGGGCTTCGGCACCGTCCGGTCTCAGATCCTCGCCGAGCAGGCCGAGGTGTTCGCGGCCCTGGGCGACTACCGGGCCGCCTTCGAGACCCACAAGGCGTTCCACGCCGCCGACCGCGAGCTGCTGTCGGAGCAGCGCGAGGCGCAGGCCCGGGCGCGGCAGGCCGTGTTCGAGATCGACGTCGCGCGCCAGGAGGCCGCCCGGTACCGGGAGGAGGCCCGCCGGGACCCGCTGACGGGTCTGCGCAACCGGTTGTTCGTCGATGAGCGCCTGCCCGAGCTGCTCGCCGAGTCCCGCCGCGGAGGGCGGGTCGCGGGCGCGGTCCTGCTCGACCTCGACCACTTCAAGGCCGTGAACGACACCTACTCGCACGAGGCCGGTGACGAGGTGCTGCGCCGCCTCGCCCGCATCCTTACCGACGCCGTGGACGGCCGCCCCGGTCCGGAGTCGTTCGCGGCGCGCCTGGGCGGGGAGGAGTTCCTGCTCGTCGTGACCGGCGGCCACGACGGCTGCGCGGCGGAGCTCGCCGAGCGCGTGCGGCGCACCGTCGAGCAGGCCGACTGGTCCGCCGTCACCCCCGGCCGGGGCATCACCGTGAGCGCGGGCGTCGCGACCCTGGCGACCGACGGGGACAAGTCCTCGCTGCTGGCCGTCGCCGACGAGCGGCTGTACGCCGCGAAGGCGGCGGGCCGGAACCGGGTCTGCGCGGGCTGA
- a CDS encoding PhzF family phenazine biosynthesis protein, with product MDVLRYAAFTTDPAGGNPAGIVLDAADVPAARMLAAAAEVGYAETAFVVATTGERRFALRYFSPHAEVPFCGHATVATAVVLAGRHGPGAFTFDTPVGTVELQASGGRASFTSVEPRVTALPEEDVDELLDLVGLGRDDLDASHPPRLASAGNPHPVVVVREADRFDGFTFDPQRARRVLDAHGWPATLTFVHRREPLVYEARNVFPVGSITEDPATGSAAAAFGGYLRALGLVEVPARVTVHQGRHVGRPGVLLVDVPAEGGIVVTGAAVPIT from the coding sequence GTGGACGTCCTGCGCTACGCCGCCTTCACCACCGACCCCGCCGGCGGGAACCCGGCGGGCATCGTGCTCGACGCCGCGGACGTCCCCGCCGCGCGGATGCTCGCCGCGGCGGCCGAGGTCGGGTACGCCGAGACGGCGTTCGTCGTCGCCACCACCGGCGAGCGCCGGTTCGCCCTGCGCTACTTCTCCCCGCACGCCGAGGTGCCGTTCTGCGGGCACGCCACGGTCGCGACGGCGGTCGTCCTCGCCGGGCGGCACGGGCCGGGGGCCTTCACCTTCGACACCCCGGTCGGGACGGTGGAGCTGCAGGCGTCCGGGGGGCGCGCGTCGTTCACCAGCGTCGAACCCCGCGTCACCGCGTTGCCGGAGGAGGACGTCGACGAGCTCCTCGACCTCGTCGGCCTGGGCCGGGACGACCTCGACGCCTCCCACCCCCCACGCCTGGCGTCGGCGGGCAACCCGCACCCGGTCGTCGTCGTGCGCGAGGCGGACCGCTTCGACGGTTTCACCTTCGACCCGCAGCGGGCGCGCCGGGTCCTGGACGCGCACGGCTGGCCCGCGACCCTCACGTTCGTCCACCGCCGCGAGCCCCTCGTCTACGAGGCGCGCAACGTGTTCCCCGTCGGGTCGATCACCGAGGACCCGGCGACGGGGTCGGCGGCGGCGGCGTTCGGGGGGTACCTGCGCGCCCTGGGCCTGGTCGAGGTCCCCGCGCGGGTCACGGTCCACCAGGGCCGGCACGTGGGGCGGCCCGGGGTCCTGCTCGTCGACGTCCCGGCCGAGGGCGGGATCGTGGTGACGGGCGCGGCGGTACCCATCACCTGA